Proteins found in one Oryza glaberrima chromosome 4, OglaRS2, whole genome shotgun sequence genomic segment:
- the LOC127769784 gene encoding subtilisin-like protease SBT1.3 yields the protein MDFCKARWKVPALCLVTVLLQASLSACAPTPKTYIVQMAASEMPSSFDFYHEWYASTVKSVSSSQLEDEEDDASTRIIYNYETAFHGFAAQLDEEEAELMAEADGVLAVIPETVLQLHTTRSPDFLGIGPEVSNRIWSDSLADHDVVVGVLDTGIWPESPSFSDKGLGPVPAKWKGLCQTGRGFTTANCNRKIVGARIFYNGYEASSGPINETTELKSPRDQDGHGTHTAATAAGSPVQDANLFGYAGGVARGMAPRARVAAYKVCWAGGCFSSDILAAVDRAVSDGVDVLSISLGGGASRYYLDSLSIASFGAMQMGVFVACSAGNAGPDPISLTNLSPWITTVGASTMDRDFPATVTLGNGANITGVSLYKGLRNLSPQEQYPVVYLGGNSSMPDPRSLCLEGTLQPHDVSGKIVICDRGISPRVQKGQVVKEAGGIGMILANTAANGEELVADSHLLPAVAVGEAEGIAAKSYSKSAPKPTATLSFGGTKLGIRPSPVVAAFSSRGPNILTLEILKPDVVAPGVNILAAWSGDASPSSLSSDSRRVGFNILSGTSMSCPHVAGVAALIKASHPDWSPAQIKSALMTTAYVHDNTYRPMKDAATGKASTPFEHGAGHIHPVRALTPGLVYDIGQADYLEFLCTQHMTPMQLRTFTKNSNMTCRHTFSSASDLNYPAISVVFADQPSKALTVRRTVTNVGPPSSTYHVKVTKFKGADVVVEPNTLHFVSTNQKLSYKVTVTTKAAQKAPEFGALSWSDGVHIVRSPVVLTWLPPQ from the coding sequence atgGATTTTTGCAAGGCGAGATGGAAGGTTCCGGCGCTGTGCCTGGTGACTGTTCTTCTCCAAGCAAGCCTCTCTGCTTGCGCGCCAACTCCCAAGACTTACATCGTGCAGATGGCGGCGTCTGAGATGCCGAGCTCGTTCGATTTTTACCATGAGTGGTACGCTTCCACGGTGAAGTCGGTGAGCTCTTCGCAGCTGgaagatgaagaggatgatgcTTCCACGAGGATTATCTACAACTACGAGACGGCATTCCATGGCTTCGCGGCTCAGCTCGACGAGGAGGAAGCCGAGCTGATGGCCGAGGCGGACGGCGTGCTGGCCGTGATCCCGGAGACGGTGTTGCAGCTGCACACCACCAGGAGCCCGGACTTCCTCGGCATTGGCCCGGAGGTCAGCAACAGGATATGGTCCGACAGCCTCGCCGACCAcgatgtcgtcgtcggcgtgctCGACACCGGCATATGGCCGGAGAGCCCCAGCTTCAGCGACAAGGGCCTCGGCCCCGTGCCGGCCAAGTGGAAAGGCCTCTGCCAGACCGGCCGCGGCTTCACCACGGCGAACTGCAACCGCAAGATCGTCGGGGCGCGCATCTTCTACAACGGCTACGAGGCCTCGTCGGGGCCCATCAACGAGACGACCGAGCTCAAGTCCCCGCGCGACCAGGACGGGCACGGCAcgcacaccgccgccaccgccgcgggctCGCCCGTGCAGGACGCCAACCTGTTCGGctacgccggcggcgtcgcccgtGGCAtggcgccccgcgcccgcgtcgCGGCCTACAAGGTGTGCTGGGCGGGAGGGTGCTTCAGCTCCGACATCCTGGCGGCCGTCGATCGCGCCGTGTCGGACGGCGTCGACGTGCTCTCCATCTCCCTCGGGGGTGGCGCCTCCCGGTACTACCTCGACAGCTTGTCCATAGCGTCGTTCGGGGCCATGCAGATGGGCGTGTTCGTCGCCTGCTCGGCCGGCAACGCCGGGCCTGACCCGATAAGCCTCACCAACCTGTCGCCGTGGATAACCACGGTGGGCGCGAGCACCATGGACCGTGACTTCCCGGCCACGGTGACGCTCGGCAACGGCGCGAACATCACCGGCGTCTCGCTTTACAAAGGCCTGCGAAATCTGTCGCCGCAGGAGCAGTATCCGGTGGTCTACTTGGGCGGCAATTCCAGCATGCCGGACCCCCGTTCTCTGTGCCTCGAGGGGACGCTGCAGCCGCACGACGTCTCCGGGAAGATAGTGATCTGTGACCGCGGCATCAGTCCTCGGGTGCAGAAGGGTCAGGTTGTCAAGGAAGCCGGCGGCATCGGCATGATACTTGCCAACACCGCGGCAAACGGCGAGGAGCTGGTCGCCGACAGCCACCTGCTGCCGGCCGTGGCAGTCGGCGAGGCGGAAGGCATTGCCGCCAAGAGCTACAGCAAGAGCGCCCCAAAACCGACCGCGACGCTCAGCTTCGGCGGAACCAAACTCGGCATCCGGCcgtcgccggtggtcgccgcgTTCTCGTCCCGGGGACCAAACATCCTGACTCTGGAGATCCTCAAGCCGGACGTCGTCGCGCCCGGCGTGAACATCTTGGCCGCATGGAGCGGCGACGCCAGCCCGTCGAGCTTGTCCAGCGACAGCCGTCGCGTCGGGTTCAACATCCTGTCGGGGACGTCCATGTCGTGCCCGCACGTCGCCGGCGTGGCCGCGCTGATCAAGGCGAGCCACCCGGACTGGAGCCCAGCACAGATCAAGTCCGCGCTGATGACCACCGCGTACGTGCACGACAACACGTACCGGCCGATGAAGGACGCGGCGACCGGCAAGGCGTCGACGCCGTTCGAGCACGGAGCGGGGCACATACACCCGGTGCGAGCTCTCACCCCTGGCCTGGTCTACGACATTGGCCAGGCCGACTACCTGGAGTTCCTCTGCACGCAGCACATGACGCCGATGCAGCTCAGGACCTTCACCAAGAACTCCAACATGACATGCAGGCACACCTTCAGTTCCGCCAGCGACCTCAACTATCCGGCCATCTCAGTCGTCTTCGCCGACCAGCCATCCAAGGCGCTGACGGTGCGCCGCACTGTCACGAACGTTGGTCCTCCATCTTCGACGTACCATGTCAAGGTCACCAAGTTCAAGGGCGCCGATGTCGTCGTCGAACCGAACACCCTGCACTTCGTAAGCACAAACCAGAAGCTTAGCTATAAGGTTACAGTGACAACCAAGGCCGCCCAGAAGGCACCGGAGTTCGGAGCCCTGTCCTGGAGCGACGGCGTCCACATTGTCAGGAGCCCTGTCGTCCTAACATGGCTGCCACCACAGTGA